GTTACGCCGCTCCATACCGCGTCCCAGCAGCTCTATTACATAGTAGGCAACACTCATGAAAACGAGTGCACCTACGGTAATACCTACAAATAGCCAGACGTTCATAGTTTCTGATTTGCGTAAGGGGCCTGTTACAGCGTTTCAGAAGAATCACTGTCAGTCTAGGAAATTAACAAATATGAACCTGTTAAACTTGTTTAAAAACGAATGAAGTACGTGCAGCCGGTTCATTGAACATAGACGAGCGCTGCATTTCACGCGTTGAAAAGTGTACAGCAATCAGCGTACCTGGTAAATACGCATGTGCCGGCTCGAATTTATACACCTTGCCACCAGTCCCCATCATGCAGCGCAAACGCCCAAATGCAGAGGAGATCTCCACCTTACCAATTTGCTGATCAACAAAAGCGTGCAATAGTTTTTCCAATCCACCTTCACCACGTGGTCCACATTGGCCGGGCTGACCGCCATTTTCGACTGCTTTTACCAACGCAACCTCATCACTACACGGGGTGCGCCAGATACGTCGAACACGCGACGGGATGCCTGGGCCGGCATCTGCTACAACGAAAGAGATGTTGTTAACCTCTTCGTCCCAGGAAAACAGCACGGTCATATGATCAACGCCGGCGTGCTGGCTAACGTTGGACAGCAACCCGCCCAAACACTGTGTTTGTGGCTCAACCAGCAGGCTGCTGGTATAGAGTTTTCGCGCCATCCAGTTGTTAAAGACACGGACAAACCAGTCTTGATATCCGGCTACTGGCACGCGATGAAATTGCCAATATCTGCCATTTACTGCTGTTGATTTAAAAACATCAGACGTTGTCTGCTCATCCATCAACCACTCGAGTTGAACCTGGAGCGTGTTTGGGAGCTGTGTACCGATTTCAAATCGGACAAGAGCATGCTGTTGCTGCAAATGTGTGATGAGCACATAAAGCATAGCCAGGCCTGTACCGTCAATGTGCCGGCACGCTGTAAAATCAACCGTAAAGGCAGTTGATCGCGGGATACCGTCTTCATCAAATACCTGCCCCAACACGGCATACATGGTTGTGGCGTGCAAGGCATGGGGAGCATAAACGTGCATGGGTCTACCTCTTTTATTCAGACGTATGGCACCAAAAACAACGCAAAACACAGGCAACGCACTGGTGCTATTGTAGAGATAGACGCAACAGGCTGAAAAATAGAACCTGCAAAAAAAGACTCACCTGTAAAAACAGATGAGTCGAAGACCTGATTTCAAAAGGGAGAGGTGACGGACGGATTCGAACCGTCGTACAAGGTTTTGCAGACCTTTGCCTAGCCACTCGGCCACGTCACCTTTATTGCGGGAGATGCGCTTGTAACGACCAAGTACGCCCGGTAGGACTCGAACCTACGACCTGCGGATTAGAAGTCCGCTGCTCTAATCCAGCTGAGCTACGGGCGCGTAGATTGAATAAAGGATGTCGGGGCGGCGGGATTCGAACCCACGACCTTCTGGTCCCAAACCAGACGCGCTACCGGGCTGCGCCACGCCCCGATGAATAGTCGAAACTATTCTAGAGTGCTGACTTGGCTGCGTTCAGTTCGTTCTGAACGTCGTCAAGTTCAACAATTTTCTGTACAAACCGATACTGACCGTTTGGCTTCTTCTCGGCAACAATCATCTTGGCAACTCTTTTCCGCTGTGTATTTCTACCACGGTCAGTACGCTGGTTCTTACTTACTTTTTTTGCCATGACGAATCACCTCTCGAATTAAGTGACGGTTTATTTAATCTCTTTATGCAAGGTATGCTTGCGCAATACAGGATTGTATTTCTTAAGCTCCATACGCCCAGGGGTATTCCTGCGGTTCTTCTTGGTAGAATAGCGCGATGTCCCGGGAGCTTCTGTACACTCCAGAATGACCTGAATCCTGACGTCTTTTGACTTAGCCATTGTGGTATCTCTTGTTATCGGACAGAACGCACCTGCTTTTAGCCAGCGTTCTTATCTATCTTGTCGTACCGAATAATTTTGCGTCTGAGTTTTTTATAAACTAAACACGCACACCTTTAGCTCGGGCGTCTCGAAGCACTGCTGTAATTCCTTTTTTGTTGATCGTCTTGATCGTCTTTGCAGAAACCCGCAATGTGATCCAGCGATCTTCTTCAGGAATGTAGAAACGCTTCTTCTGTAGGTTTACATTAAACCGACGCTTCACCTTGTTGTGTGCATGCGACACATGGTTGCCGGACATAGGTCCTTTGCCTGTAATCTGGTCTTTCCGTGCCATCGCTAGCAGTCACTCTAATGGATTTTTTAGACAGAGTGGGTTTAAACAGGAATAAGCTAGAATGTTTCTGCCCCAATTAATATTTAGAACAGATTTTGGAAGTTATCCAAGATTTAATAATTCGGTCAGGGATCAATCGGCCATCTGGACGGCCGCAGCCGGCTCTATTGACGCTGCGCGCATGGCCGGGTAAATGGCGGCAAGCATACAAAGCGACATGGCAACAAACACGATCAGGCTCACATCAAACAATTCGATTGAAACGGGATAGGCATCCAGAATAAATGATTCGGCGCTTGCAAGCCGGAAAAGCGAGAAATGCTGCTGCGCCAAACTCAACCCCAGTCCAATAACCAATCCAACGCCGGTCCCTATTACCCCGATCAACAACCCTTCGTATAAAAAAACCCGCCTGATATCCCGTCGCGACACCCCCATGGCTTTCAATACACCGATGTCATGCCGCTTTTCGATTACAACCATGGTTAGCGAACCGATGATGTTGAACGCGGCAACCACAACTATGAGGGCGAGGATTAGCGAAGCACCCCACTTTTCAAGCTCCATTACATCATAAAACGATTTCTGCAGGTCGTACCACGTACGTACCTCGAATCGCTCAGTATCGATGTAGCCGGCAAGTTCGGCTTTTATCCTCGCTGCGTCTTCCAGGTCTGCAAGCCGTAATTCAACCCCCGATACTTTCCCTGGCATTTTGAAAAGCCGCTGGGCCTCTGCCTGGCTCACAAATACGTGGGTTTCATCGTAGGTCGGCTCCATCTCAAATACACCACGTACCTCATAGACACTAAGCGGTGTAGCAAAGATATTGCGCATCATACGCTCAATGCCGGGTGCTGATAACAACTGAACCCGGCCTTCTTTTTGTCCGGATCCCCTGGGAATATCTCCTTCATCGAGAACAGGGAAGAGGTCCAGGTCCTGGCCAAGGCTCATGCCAATCACCATGCCCGGCAACCCATCTTCCCGGGTTACACTAAATGAACCCAGGGTGGTTTTATCCACCACATTGCTTACGCTGGCAATTCGTTTTTCATCTACACCCCGAACAATTACTACCCGATTCATATCAGACATGCCATCATGCAACAACAGCGCCTTGCCCTGAACATAGGAGGCGATGTTGTCGATTTCCGGATGGGCGAGCACCTGGTCCATCAATGAATCTGCATTTGAGAAGCTGCGTTCTTCAGCGCTCACAATACGAATGTGGGGATCAAGACCAACCATGAGCCCACGGACAACATCGGAGAATCCATTCATTACGGACAGTACAACAATCAACGCTGCAACGCCCAGCGCCACGCCCACAATCGAAATACCTGTGATAATCGAAATGAGCGTGACCTGCTTGCGGCTTGCCAGGTACCGTTTGGCTATGTAGAAGCGATAATCCAACGGGCGTTAGTCGAGCATTGCGGTTGTGTTAGCCATCATGCCTTCGGGTGCCTCGTTGTATATGGCAACGCCATCGGTTAACAGGGCAAACGGAGCGCCTACCGATTGTTTACGCTCTGAGAAAGACAGCGTGCCGGCCGGGGTATCAAATGTTTTATAATCCGTCCAGTCAAAGGCACGCGCTGGCGCATCCGGATTCCCCTGCAGCACAAACGCCCAGCGATCTAGCCGGCCGGTTGCTTTGTCTACATACATCCAGTACTGGTCACCCGGCGTAAGCCCTACGCCTTCAAAAGAAAGATGGAGTACATCTGTCGCTGCATTTGAAGAATCAGCAGCAAGGGAACGGTTAACACCAGGATCCATCATTTTCATCGGGGCAATAAGCCAGTAAGAGTCGTTGATAAAGCTGCTGTATGCAGTTTCCAACCGGGCGCCTTGCTCCTCCTCTGCCAGCGTTTCCCCATTGAGGTAAACGGTACCCTCGCGGGTGTTAACATTGAAGAGAACAACAAACGAGGAGTCCTGACCATCGGTATATTCCAGCCGATAATCGCCCGTATGTTTATTCCAAAGGTGCTTGTTTCTCACCGTACGTTCGCCACCACGATCAAATCCGAAGTTATACCGCAGCACAGGAAGCGCGGCAAAAGCGGCGACTCCGCCCATTGCGTCATACGCCTTGTGGGCGACAGAATCGGCATAGGTCTGCGCTGCTGGCATCATGGGCTCAGCGTCTGCAGAAGAGTCAGAAGGGGTTTGGGTACATCCGATCGCGACAACGGCAGCCATCAGAAAAAGGAAAGCGGGGAGAACTCGTGTATGTGTTTGCATGAACCTGCGGGTTTGATAAAATCCAGCGGAAGTCGCCAATATACTAACTGTTCAAGTTGCGAATGTAACGGTAGCAGAACAAACAAGGGCGCGTCCAGTTCTCAAATATGTAACCCATTCCGCCTGAAAGCAGTACGCATACCCTGTCTAATCTTTTCAATTTTATGAAGCTGCAGTTGGTTTGTTTATTAAATGCGCGGAAGATTTGCAGAAGCTTGCCCCTAATTTTAGCGGCCAGTCTGCTCTCATTTTTGTGGGTTTCCCCGGTTGTTGGTCAAACACGGGCAGATTCCCTGCGAAGCCCTTATGGCTCGGGGATTGGGTTTGAAGTTGTAGTCACCAACAGTGGCTTTGGCCTCGGCGGCTACTACGCGCTGGCGATAGATGATCGCAATTCTTTTTTTGCAGAACTCAGTATTGGATCAGAAAAGAGTGAGCGCGAAGTAAAGTTTTTTGGGTTTGGTCAGAGTTTTATCCCAGACAAAGCCAACTACTTTGCCCGCATGCCTATTCATATCGGGGTGCAACGCCGGCTCTGGAACGATCACATTGAAGACAACTTCCGCCCCTACCTTCAACTCACTGGCGGCCCGACGCTCGGCTGGGTATATCCTTATTTCGACGACGACAACGGCAACGGCACCTACGATACCGACGAGAAACGATACGACGGGGTTGGGTCCATCTTTAAAGGCGACTTCCGCTTTGGGTTGGGCGGGACAATCGGTATTGGCGCTAATTTTGGCGAAAACCGCCGGCTCACCCAGGGGGTACGCATTGCCTACAGCTTCAACTACTTTTTCGACACCATCCAGCTACTTGAGTTGGACGACCAGTTTTCGCCGGCCAACTTTTTCGGGACGCCCGCAATCAGCATCACATTTGGCAGGCTGTTCTGATCAACCTAAACGTTGAATCTGAACAGCATCACATCTCCATCTTCCACAACATACTCTTTTCCTTCAGAACGCATCAGTCCGGCATCACGTGCTGCAGCTTCTGAAGCCAGCCGATCAAAATCATCATAC
The sequence above is drawn from the Bacteroidota bacterium genome and encodes:
- the rpmG gene encoding 50S ribosomal protein L33; protein product: MAKSKDVRIQVILECTEAPGTSRYSTKKNRRNTPGRMELKKYNPVLRKHTLHKEIK
- the rpmB gene encoding 50S ribosomal protein L28 is translated as MARKDQITGKGPMSGNHVSHAHNKVKRRFNVNLQKKRFYIPEEDRWITLRVSAKTIKTINKKGITAVLRDARAKGVRV
- a CDS encoding FtsX-like permease family protein; its protein translation is MDYRFYIAKRYLASRKQVTLISIITGISIVGVALGVAALIVVLSVMNGFSDVVRGLMVGLDPHIRIVSAEERSFSNADSLMDQVLAHPEIDNIASYVQGKALLLHDGMSDMNRVVIVRGVDEKRIASVSNVVDKTTLGSFSVTREDGLPGMVIGMSLGQDLDLFPVLDEGDIPRGSGQKEGRVQLLSAPGIERMMRNIFATPLSVYEVRGVFEMEPTYDETHVFVSQAEAQRLFKMPGKVSGVELRLADLEDAARIKAELAGYIDTERFEVRTWYDLQKSFYDVMELEKWGASLILALIVVVAAFNIIGSLTMVVIEKRHDIGVLKAMGVSRRDIRRVFLYEGLLIGVIGTGVGLVIGLGLSLAQQHFSLFRLASAESFILDAYPVSIELFDVSLIVFVAMSLCMLAAIYPAMRAASIEPAAAVQMAD